A portion of the Streptomyces platensis genome contains these proteins:
- the pepN gene encoding aminopeptidase N, with translation MPGTNLTRDEAQERARLLTVDAYEIDLDLSGAQEGGASGSGEDGNAGGTYRSVTTVRFDVAEAGADSFIDLVAPAVHEVVLNGEALDPGAVFKDSRIALAGLRAGRNELTVVADCAYTNTGEGLHRFVDPVDQQAYLYTQFEVPDARRVFASFEQPDLKATFQFTVKAPEGWTVISNSPTPEPSDNIWRFEPTPRISTYITALIVGPYHSVHSTYEKDGRTVPLGIYCRPSLAEHLDADEIFAVTRQGFEWFQEKFDYAYPFAKYDQLFVPEFNAGAMENAGAVTIRDQYVFRSKVTDAAYEVRAETILHELAHMWFGDLVTMEWWNDLWLNESFATYTSIACQAYAPGSKWPHSWTTFANSMKTWAYRQDQLPSTHPIMAEINDLDDVLVNFDGITYAKGASVLKQLVAYVGMDEFFQGVQAYFKAHAYKNTRLSDLLGALEETSGRDLKTWSKKWLETAGINILRPEIEVDGAGVITSFAVKQEAPALPAGAKGEPVLRPHRIAIGAYELQDGKLVRTERIELDVDGALTAVPQLVGKQRPAVLLLNDDDLSYAKVRMDEESLKVVTEHLGDFAESLPRALSWASAWDMTRDAELPARDYLSLVLSGIGKESDIGVVQSLHRQVKLALDLYAAPDWRETGLATWTAAALEQLRAAEPGSDHQLAWARAFGASARTDAQLDLLQGLLDGTEEIPGLAVDTELRWGLLQRLAAAGRADEKAIAAELERDKTSAGERHAATARAARPTAEAKAEAWASVVESDKLPNSLQEAVIGGFVQPDQRELLAPYTAKYFAAVKDIWNSRSHEMAQQIVVGHYPALQVSQETLDATDAWLASAEPTPALRRLMTESRAGIERALKAQQADAAA, from the coding sequence GTGCCTGGCACAAATCTGACCCGCGACGAGGCGCAGGAGCGGGCGCGCCTGCTGACCGTGGACGCGTATGAGATCGACCTCGACCTCTCCGGTGCGCAGGAGGGCGGCGCCTCCGGGTCGGGCGAAGACGGGAACGCAGGAGGCACCTACCGGTCCGTGACGACGGTGCGGTTCGACGTCGCCGAGGCGGGCGCGGACTCCTTCATCGATCTGGTCGCCCCGGCCGTGCACGAAGTGGTGCTCAACGGCGAGGCGCTGGACCCGGGCGCGGTGTTCAAGGACTCCCGGATCGCGCTGGCGGGGCTGCGGGCCGGCCGTAACGAGCTGACGGTCGTGGCGGACTGCGCCTACACCAACACCGGTGAGGGACTGCACCGTTTCGTCGACCCGGTGGACCAGCAGGCTTATCTGTACACCCAGTTCGAGGTACCGGACGCCCGGCGGGTGTTCGCGTCCTTCGAGCAGCCGGACCTGAAGGCGACGTTCCAGTTCACCGTGAAGGCCCCGGAGGGCTGGACGGTGATCTCCAACTCGCCGACGCCGGAGCCCAGCGACAACATCTGGCGCTTCGAGCCGACCCCGCGGATCTCGACCTACATCACCGCGCTGATCGTCGGCCCGTACCACAGCGTGCACAGCACGTATGAGAAGGACGGGCGGACGGTCCCGCTGGGCATCTACTGCCGGCCGTCGCTGGCCGAGCACCTGGACGCCGACGAGATCTTCGCGGTCACCCGGCAGGGCTTCGAGTGGTTCCAGGAGAAGTTCGACTACGCCTACCCGTTCGCGAAGTACGACCAGCTCTTCGTGCCGGAGTTCAATGCCGGCGCGATGGAGAACGCGGGTGCGGTGACCATCCGCGACCAGTACGTCTTCCGGTCCAAGGTGACCGACGCGGCGTACGAGGTGCGCGCGGAGACGATCCTGCACGAGCTGGCGCACATGTGGTTCGGCGACCTGGTCACCATGGAGTGGTGGAACGACCTGTGGCTGAACGAGTCGTTCGCCACCTACACCTCGATCGCCTGCCAGGCCTACGCCCCGGGCTCGAAGTGGCCGCACTCGTGGACGACGTTCGCCAACTCCATGAAGACCTGGGCGTACCGGCAGGACCAGCTGCCGTCGACCCACCCGATCATGGCCGAGATCAATGACCTCGACGACGTCCTGGTCAACTTCGACGGCATCACCTACGCCAAGGGCGCCAGCGTCCTCAAGCAGCTGGTCGCCTATGTCGGCATGGACGAGTTCTTCCAGGGCGTGCAGGCCTACTTCAAGGCGCACGCCTACAAGAACACCCGGCTGTCGGATCTGCTGGGCGCGCTGGAGGAGACCAGCGGGCGGGATCTGAAGACCTGGTCGAAGAAGTGGCTGGAGACCGCCGGGATCAACATCCTGCGGCCGGAGATCGAGGTGGACGGCGCGGGCGTCATCACCTCCTTCGCGGTGAAGCAGGAGGCTCCGGCGCTGCCGGCCGGCGCCAAGGGCGAGCCGGTGCTGCGGCCGCACCGGATCGCGATCGGCGCCTACGAGCTCCAGGACGGCAAGCTGGTGCGGACCGAGCGGATCGAGCTGGACGTGGACGGCGCGCTGACCGCCGTACCGCAGCTGGTGGGCAAGCAGCGGCCGGCCGTCCTGCTGCTCAACGACGACGATCTGTCGTACGCCAAGGTCCGGATGGACGAGGAGTCGCTGAAGGTCGTCACCGAGCACCTCGGCGACTTCGCCGAGTCGCTGCCGCGCGCGCTGTCCTGGGCGTCGGCCTGGGACATGACGCGGGACGCCGAACTGCCCGCCCGGGACTACCTCTCGCTGGTGCTGTCGGGCATCGGCAAGGAGTCGGACATCGGCGTCGTCCAGTCGCTGCACCGCCAGGTGAAGCTGGCGCTGGACCTGTACGCGGCGCCGGACTGGCGCGAGACGGGTCTGGCGACCTGGACCGCGGCGGCGCTGGAGCAGCTGCGGGCGGCCGAGCCGGGCAGCGACCACCAGCTGGCGTGGGCCCGCGCGTTCGGCGCCTCGGCCCGTACGGACGCTCAACTGGACCTGCTCCAGGGCCTGCTGGACGGTACGGAGGAGATCCCCGGGCTCGCCGTGGACACCGAGCTGCGCTGGGGGCTGCTCCAGCGGCTGGCGGCCGCCGGCCGGGCCGACGAGAAGGCCATCGCGGCGGAGCTGGAGCGGGACAAGACCTCCGCGGGCGAGCGGCATGCCGCCACGGCGCGCGCGGCGCGTCCCACGGCGGAGGCGAAGGCCGAGGCCTGGGCCTCGGTCGTGGAGTCGGACAAGCTCCCCAACTCCCTTCAGGAGGCCGTCATCGGCGGCTTCGTCCAGCCGGACCAGCGGGAGCTGCTGGCGCCGTACACCGCGAAGTACTTCGCCGCGGTGAAGGACATCTGGAACTCCCGCAGCCATGAGATGGCGCAGCAGATCGTGGTGGGCCACTACCCGGCGCTCCAGGTCTCGCAGGAGACCCTGGACGCCACGGACGCCTGGCTGGCCTCGGCCGAGCCGACTCCGGCGCTGCGCCGGCTGATGACCGAGTCGCGGGCCGGCATCGAGCGGGCGCTGAAGGCACAGCAGGCCGACGCGGCGGCCTGA